The following are from one region of the Actinopolyspora halophila DSM 43834 genome:
- a CDS encoding GntR family transcriptional regulator, whose product MADGELDLSSGVPLYRQIKDILRAEITGGSADPRQPVTEAQLLSRFDVSRAPIRQALKELADEGYVYRRQGKGTFPVPGARVHRPVDVRPGALYQYLFDSGLHPTSTVSGVDRVEPPSRIRDLLGGAAHERLLRFTRLISVEGEPLVEARVYIRAPEDFNPTAGELDENGSAFELLERDFGITLDRAEHEAWATAATAEHAATLGVSEGSPLLVIETTFFTTEGLPVGWRSAVHRAEEFKYRFVTSR is encoded by the coding sequence ATGGCGGACGGCGAACTCGATCTCTCGTCCGGGGTTCCCCTGTACAGGCAGATCAAGGACATCCTGCGCGCGGAGATCACCGGAGGTTCCGCGGATCCCCGGCAGCCGGTGACCGAGGCGCAGTTGCTCAGCCGGTTCGACGTGAGCCGGGCGCCCATCCGTCAGGCGCTCAAGGAGCTCGCCGACGAGGGCTACGTCTACAGGAGACAGGGCAAGGGGACCTTCCCGGTCCCGGGCGCTCGGGTACATCGACCGGTCGACGTGCGGCCGGGGGCCTTGTACCAGTACCTCTTCGACAGCGGCCTGCATCCGACTTCGACGGTCTCCGGGGTCGACCGGGTGGAGCCGCCGTCCCGGATTCGGGACCTGCTGGGGGGTGCGGCCCACGAGCGGCTCCTGCGCTTCACGCGTTTGATCTCGGTGGAGGGCGAGCCGCTCGTCGAGGCCCGCGTCTACATCCGAGCACCGGAGGACTTCAATCCCACGGCCGGGGAGCTGGACGAGAACGGTTCCGCCTTCGAGCTGCTGGAGCGGGACTTCGGCATCACGCTCGACCGGGCCGAGCACGAGGCCTGGGCGACGGCGGCAACGGCCGAGCACGCGGCGACCCTGGGGGTGAGCGAGGGGAGTCCGCTGCTCGTCATCGAGACGACCTTCTTCACGACCGAGGGGCTGCCCGTGGGGTGGCGTTCCGCGGTGCACCGGGCCGAGGAGTTCAAGTACCGCTTCGTCACGAGCCGGTGA
- a CDS encoding aryldialkylphosphatase: MTGARSAGSRTVNTVLGPVPADDLGMVAVHEALLSVVPGAEHAFDVTMDRAEIFEVLARKLTDFREHGGKTIVDSTGMFHGRDVKLHEALSRSTGVHIVASTGMGPEEMLGGYFLTPQTDPPTPWPAERFAELFTAEVAEGMVVPRVQRRAAAGLVVTAAGREGMTATEESLFRGTARTALNTGVAASVRYGSDAVGELDMVLDEKLPVDRVVVGGLDREDAVAAGAAFEVARRGAFVALDHVGLHDEFHVSDRERAELVVELVKAGFGDRVLLSSNAIGVAKGLSGHELPYSYVSATFVPLAKSLGLGEEDARRVLVDNPRHLLIPR; encoded by the coding sequence ATGACGGGCGCACGGAGTGCCGGGAGCAGGACCGTCAACACGGTCCTCGGCCCCGTTCCGGCGGATGATCTGGGAATGGTCGCGGTCCACGAGGCCCTGTTGTCCGTGGTCCCGGGGGCCGAGCACGCGTTCGACGTCACCATGGATCGCGCCGAGATCTTCGAGGTCCTGGCGAGGAAGTTGACCGATTTCCGCGAGCACGGCGGGAAGACCATCGTGGACAGCACGGGCATGTTCCACGGCCGTGACGTGAAGCTGCACGAGGCGCTTTCGCGCTCGACGGGGGTGCACATCGTCGCGTCCACGGGCATGGGGCCCGAGGAGATGCTGGGTGGCTATTTCCTGACGCCGCAGACCGATCCGCCGACGCCGTGGCCGGCCGAGAGGTTCGCCGAGCTGTTCACCGCCGAGGTCGCCGAGGGCATGGTGGTTCCGCGCGTGCAGCGGCGGGCCGCGGCGGGGCTCGTGGTCACCGCGGCCGGTCGCGAGGGTATGACCGCCACCGAGGAGAGCCTCTTCCGCGGCACGGCCCGGACCGCCCTGAACACGGGGGTGGCGGCCTCCGTCCGGTACGGCAGCGACGCGGTGGGTGAGCTCGACATGGTCCTGGACGAAAAGCTGCCCGTCGATCGGGTCGTCGTCGGTGGGCTCGACCGCGAGGACGCGGTCGCCGCGGGGGCTGCTTTCGAGGTTGCTCGCCGGGGGGCCTTCGTCGCTCTGGACCACGTGGGGCTGCACGACGAGTTCCACGTCTCCGACCGGGAGCGTGCCGAGTTGGTGGTTGAGCTGGTCAAGGCCGGTTTCGGGGACCGGGTCCTGTTGTCGAGCAACGCGATCGGCGTGGCGAAGGGCCTGTCCGGCCACGAGCTGCCGTACAGCTACGTCTCCGCGACGTTCGTTCCCCTGGCGAAGTCGCTGGGGCTCGGCGAGGAGGACGCCCGCCGCGTTCTCGTCGACAATCCGCGCCACCTGCTGATCCCGCGTTGA
- a CDS encoding phosphotriesterase family protein — protein MSRVNTVLGAVPPEELGMVAVHEHIGYGMPGSELDTQWWKTPEQRYEETVPKLRRFREYGGGTFVDVTGICNGRDVDYYKSLSAKTGVHIVACTGFVGGDTALPFFARASVDYLTRQFVHEITVGIGDTGSRAGVIKVGVSRGGRMTELDKRIYRAAARASVVTGVPILTHLAIDPEPAVAIFVEEGLALDRVLFGHADDGPNGPNTPHEWIFEQGGRIGFDTFGYETELDDPPFWARPRRERLDHFLSLVHKGYLDRLLVSADANCSPLGWPGVKGHTVNYLFEDLVPDLRNAGIDEATINKLLRDNPADFLTIKD, from the coding sequence ATGTCGAGGGTGAACACTGTTTTGGGGGCGGTGCCTCCGGAAGAGCTGGGAATGGTGGCCGTTCACGAGCACATCGGCTACGGCATGCCCGGTTCGGAGCTGGACACGCAGTGGTGGAAGACGCCCGAGCAGCGGTACGAGGAGACCGTGCCGAAGCTGCGTCGGTTCCGCGAGTACGGCGGCGGGACCTTCGTCGACGTGACCGGCATCTGCAACGGCCGCGACGTCGACTACTACAAGTCGTTGTCCGCGAAGACCGGGGTGCACATCGTTGCCTGCACAGGCTTCGTCGGTGGTGACACCGCCCTGCCGTTCTTCGCGCGGGCGAGTGTCGACTACCTGACCCGGCAGTTCGTCCACGAGATCACCGTGGGTATCGGCGACACCGGTAGCCGCGCCGGGGTCATCAAGGTGGGCGTGAGCCGTGGTGGGCGCATGACCGAGCTGGACAAGCGCATCTACCGCGCGGCGGCCCGAGCTTCCGTGGTCACGGGGGTGCCGATCCTGACGCACCTGGCGATCGACCCCGAGCCCGCCGTGGCCATCTTCGTCGAGGAGGGGCTCGCGCTGGACCGGGTGCTGTTCGGGCACGCCGATGACGGTCCGAACGGGCCGAACACTCCGCACGAGTGGATCTTCGAGCAGGGCGGGCGCATCGGCTTCGACACCTTCGGCTACGAAACCGAACTCGACGACCCGCCGTTCTGGGCCCGTCCGCGCCGGGAGCGGTTGGATCACTTCCTCAGCCTGGTGCACAAGGGATATCTTGACCGGCTGCTGGTCTCGGCCGACGCGAACTGCAGCCCGCTGGGCTGGCCGGGCGTGAAGGGCCACACCGTCAACTACCTCTTCGAGGACCTCGTGCCCGACCTGCGGAACGCGGGCATCGACGAGGCCACGATCAACAAACTGCTCCGGGACAACCCGGCGGACTTCCTGACGATCAAGGACTGA